From Bradyrhizobium sp. 4:
GCCCCCATGGGAGTGCACGTGACCTGCCAACTGGTCGTGGAAATGCAGGGAACCGCTCAACGTGACGGAAGGCGCCGGCATGGCACCAACGGTCGCCTTCGCCTCCGAGATCGAAATCAGAGTGGCTTGAAGCAAAAACGCCGATATCGCCACGAACATGGCTGTTCTGGCGAGCTGACGAAGGGGTTGGACAAAGCCGTGCTGCACGGCACAGACCTAGTTGATCCCGACCACGATTTCAAGGATGCGATCATGAACAGCATGGCGGCGATCGGCCTCGTTTTCTTGCCGGGGATGACTGGCGAGATCCTCGCGGGCATCGAGGCCGTCGATGCAGTGAAACGAACTACTGATCGCGCTCCTGATCGCCAGAGGGACGGTGCTGGGAATCCCTGCTGCGGTCTAGGGAGGGGCTCGCCTACTCTCCGAGCCTTGCGCCAGCGAAGCCGCGTAGAGCAGATATCTTGTTAGCCGGTAGGTTAATGGTGCTCTGAGATCAAATCAGCTCTGCGCGGCCTTCTAGCCTGTTGGGAATGCCTTGGAGCCCGACCTTTTCTAATTTCCGCGACGGCGCGGACGGGGCCGTGCCGTCTGTCATCGAAGGATCAAGACGGTGTCCGCCTGATTTCTGGCGGACATAACGTCGGTAAAGCCGTAGACGCCAGCGCAAGTTCATGTTGGCGAATGCCAAGAACCTAACCGCCGCGGTTACCCCTCCCGGAGATATCGATAGTAGTGTGGTTTTCCCGACCGATGCATGTGGTTGGGGATTCCCCACCATGGATTCGAGGATTTCGGGTGTGTTTATCCGTACCGAAAGTCGAGCTTTTCCCACACTGGACGCGCGATTTTCTGGCTTTTGCATGTCGAGCTGACCGAGCGCAAATCGTTGCTTGCTCAATCGACACGAAACGTCGCCACTCATTGGTGCCCGCGTAGCCACCTTTTCCATCTCTGAACGTGAGGCGGAACCTATTGGGCTTTCGGAATTCAGCGTTTCCAGCCCTCCCCCTTTCGGTCAACTCAATGAAGCCAAGCGCTTCCGCTTCCCGAATTGCAGGTGCAATGGCTTGACGATCAATCCCGTACTCTACGAAATCCTCGTAGGTAACAGGGAGACGACCGTTATCTTTACCACCGTGGTGCGCAAGCTCAACTTCGATGCGGCTGATCACTCGGTGGGCGGACAGGCTGAGAACTCGATAGGCGTATGACTCTAGCATCTCTATGGTTCGAGCTGCCCACTGCCCCTGAATGGAATTCTTGCGCCTGGTCATTACGCGCCTGATCTTTCCGGCTTCTGAAGCAACGTCCTTTGAAGAGCATGCTTCAGCTCATTCACCTCACGGTCGATGATGCCGCCTGCAACCCCCCTCCGTTGCAGTACCTCAGCCTGAATCTTTAGTTGGCGCTCAAACAGCCTCTCAGCGGCCGCAGGCTTCATTGCTGATGCGTGCCGTGCCAAGCGATCAATCATGACTTTGCGCCGCACCAATGGAAACGGAATCACAGTGCAATCACTCAAGGCACTCATCTCCAATTCGCGGCCTTCGGTGCGCCAACCTCGTCGGCAAGTAACGTAGTGCCGGAAGCTGCCTCGCCATTGCTCGGACTACTATAGTCGGCCCCCGCCCTCGTCAGCGGCGAAGACGTCGACAGCGAGGTCAGATGTCTTTGTGATGTCGGCGTGCTGACGACCTTGGCAATGCGATCAGGAAGAGCGACCAGCTCCTGCATTGCGCTGGTGTTCACCGAACCCGCATGACGACGCGTACAGCGAAGCAGGGCTTCGGACGTTCGACAGTACGAGCGACCGCGCCAATCATCCTTGCGCGACCTAGTTGGTGAACCGCGGCACTGTAAAATCCACTGGATTTGATCCGGGCACTCGATTACGCGCCAATTTTCGTTGAGAACGGCAACGACGCGATCGTAGTCGTCCGCTGTTTCCCGCCCGCTCATTTGGCGCCAACTCGCGCGAGCATCTGGTCGAACGCAGCCTTCGGGACACGGATCAACTTCCCAATGCGGATCGTGGGAATATCCCCGCGCTTTGCAGCCTCGTAACTGGCGTTACGCCCCAATCCGAGCAAGGCGCCCGCCTCCGGCACCTCGTAAACCAATCTTTTGTCATCGTTCGATCCGTTTTCCATTGAGGGCTCCAAAGTAGTGTAGGTATACACCATTTGACACGCTTCAAGCCGGTCCGCAAGCGAATAGTGGTGGACACCACCTTTAATTCGAGATAGTATCAAGCAGTCATGTTCAGTTTGAAATCATACATACCGACGCTCGCGCAGTATCTGAGCCTTTCCCCGGATGCGCTTTACGAACGACAAAGAGCACTCATTCGTTCAGGGCTTCTTGTTGCGGTCCAAGGACGGGGACCGGGGAGCGGCGTGAAAGTCTCAGTACCGGCGGTGGCTCTCCTCATATTGTCCGTCCTAGCGACTGACAGTTTGGCCGAGATCGACTCCGTCGTTCGGCAGCTGGGAAGGGCGCGGTCTGACAGGAAATCCTGCCCCTTGACCGGCTCGATTGAGTTTGGCCAGGCTCTAGAAATAATTCTCGCTCAAACGAGCACTGCCAGGAGACTTGCGAGCATCAAGGTAGTTCGCCCCGCTCAGGAGGCCAGACTGGTTTTTGATTCTTCGAACCGGAAAAAAATCGGATTAAGTGACTTCGGTGAGGCGGGTGAGACCCGCAACTTTCAGATGAGGATTGAGGCTGAACTTCCTGGCTTTGCCGTGTGGTGCATCGCGGATGATCTAAACGAAATAGCCGACGGCAAGCCCATAAGCGCTATCGAGCAACGCATGGCGCAGATGCGAGCTGATCCCGGAGACCGGTGGTTACGTTTTTTCAGAGGTGAGCGGCGCAGCTAACGGAAACGGCTACTTGGCCCATAACGCAATATGCTTGGAGAAGAATGTGAAAGATCAGCCGAGATCCAGACGCCCATTTGGGGAGGGTGGCATCGATCAGCGCGGCGCCAATGTTTTCAGGCTCCGATGGCGGGCGAACGGAAAACGGTTCACGAAAGTATTCCATGGAACCAAGGCCGCAGCCCAAAAGGAAATAAGGGCGCTCGTCACCGCAGTCGATACCGGGGAACACGTTGACCCTAGCAAGATCACGGTTGCGCAATGGATCGATCAGTGGATCGCCGCCGGCGCGCCAGGGCGGAAAAAAACGAAGGTCGGTCAGCGCACCCTGGAACGTTACGAGGAACTGTTGCGCGTCCACGTCAAGCCCAAGCTCGGCCAAAAGGTACTGCAGAAACTCAAGGCCACCGACATCGACGAGCTCTATGGTGAGCTCGAGACGAAGCTGGCGCCGATGACGGTCAATCACGTTCACCGCTGCTTCAACTCTTCCTTATCGACGGCCGAGCGGAAGGGCATGATCACGAGCAATCCGATGAATCGGATCGAGCAGCTGCCGTCTGCGGGAGAGAGCGATCACGGTCTTGCTTTGGACGAGACGGACCTGAAGACCCTGGTAACCGGCTTCAGGCCATCGGCCGCATTGTATACGCCTGTCGCCGTCACTGCTTCAACCGGAGTCCGCCGCAACGAACTACTGGCCTTCCGCTGGACCGACTTTAACTGCGAGGCAAAGACCCTCAGAGTGGAACGCGCGCTGGAGGTCACCAAGAAGTTCGGCGTGCGATGCAAGCCGCCTAAGACTTGGCGAGGCAAGCGAACGATCGCCCTGGACGACGGCGTCCTCGCCCTGCTGGTCGCCGAGCGGGAGAAACACCAGCGGATCGTTGCTGGGATCCCCGACGGCGCGGACGTGGACCTGAGCCTCGTCAGGCTTCCTGAGGACGCCCTGATCTTTCCGGCGATGCCGCCGGCTGGTCAGGATTTCGACTTCGCCCGCCCGCGCGACCCCAGCGGCTTCTCGAAGCACTTCCGCCGGGCTGCTGACGCCTTGGGGTTCGTCGGCTTCGAATTTCATCATCTCCGGGGCACCCACGCGACCCTGCTCTTGGACAAGGGCGTACCGGTGCACACGGTGGCCGAGCGCATCGGCGACGACCCCGCGGTCTTATTGAGGAACTACGCGAAGCGGAAGCGGAAGCAGACCGCCGACACGTCAGTCGCCACTGTGATCAATACGCTATCCGCCGGGATTTTCGGGTCCTGAGCCGGTTGGGTCCAGCTTAGGTCCACGTTCAAGGTCTGTTCGGGGGGCTTAGGCCGTTAACCCATTGAATTATGTGGCAGGAGTGGCAGGGCTCGAACCTGCGACCCCCGGTTTTGGAGACCGGTGCTCTACCAATTGAGCTACACTCCTACGGACCCTGCGTTGCCGCCCGGATCAGGCCGCTTTGAAGCACAGGGGGCGGCCGGATTGCAAGGCCGGATTGCAAGGGTGAAGCGCGCTGGCTTCGCTTGTTTGTGCCGCGCCTTATGGGCCACAGTCCGCTCCGAACAACAATAAGCACCGGGAGTGCCAATGACTGCCCAAGCCTTTGCGACTGCCCAAGCGTCCGCGACAGCCCCTCGCCCCTCGACCGCGCCGAAGACCCCGCCTCTGCCGGAATCCCGCCCCGAGACGCTCGGGCTGTCGCGCCCGCGCCTCCAGGCCATGTCGGACGCCTTCAAGCGCGAGATCGACAAGGGAACCGTGCCCGGCGTCACCGTGCTGGTGGCACGGCACGGTCAGGTCGGCTGGTTCGAGGCGCTCGGCAGACAGAGCCCGACAGGCGCAGCGCCGATGGCGCATGATTCGATCTTCCGTATCTTCTCGATGACCAAGCCGATCGTGTCGGTCGGCATCATGACGCTGGTCGAGGACGGCCACCTGCTCCTTGCCGACCCCGTCGCGAAATTCATCCCGGAGTTCGCCAACCAAAAGGTCGGCGTGGTCAGCGGCGGCAAGCTGGAACTGGTTCCGCCGATGCGCCCGATGACGGTGCAGGACCTGCTCCGCCACACCTCCGGCCTGACCTACGAGCACCAGGGCGACGGCCCCGTGCACAAAATCTACCAGGACTCGCGGGTGCGCAGCCGCAAGATCACCAATGCCGAGCACGCCGCCTTGGTGGCGAGCTTCCCCCTGGTCTGCCATCCCGGCGACGAGTTCAACTACAGCCGCTCCACCGACATCCTCGGTCGCATCATCGAGGTTGTCAGCGGCAAGTCGCTCGGCGCGTACCTCGCTGAGCGCATTCTTACGCCCTTGCAGATGGCCGAGACCGGCTTTGCGACAGCGGAGGCCAATGCCGGCCGGCTCGCCGAGCCGTTCGCAGCCGATCCCTGGACCGGCGACAAGGTCGCGCTGTTCAACATGCTCGAGCAGCCAATCATGGAGTCCGGCGGCGGCGGCCTCGTCTCGACCACCATGGACTATGCCCGTTTCGCGCTGATGCTGCGCAATGGCGGCACGCTCGACGGCAACAGGATCATCGGCCGCAAGACGCTGGAGCTGATGGCCTCCGATCATCTCGGACCTCACGTCGTGACCAACGGCACTCTGCTGTCACCCGGCCATGGTTTCGGCCTCGGCTTCGCGGTGCGCCGCGATGCCGGCATCGCGCCCTTCCCCGGCAGCGTCGGCCAGTTTTTCTGGAGCGGCATTGCGGGGACGTTCTTCTGGATCGATCCGAAGGAGGATCTGTTCGTCGTGTTCATGAGCCAGGGCCCGGGACAGCGCGATTTTACGCGAACGCTGGTGCGGGATCTGGTGTACGCGGCGGTGGATTGAGACGGCGCCGCTATGCGCGGCGCTGCATCCACATTTTCGCTGTCATGCCCCGGCTTGACCGGGGCATCCAGTACGCCGCGGCGGATCTCGTGGGAGCGAGCTCTGCAACGAAGGCCGCGGAGTACTGGATCGCCCGCCTTCGCGGGCGATGACACCTACTGGTGCTTCAACTGATTGTCGCGCCGCCGTCGATCACCATGGTCTGGCCGGTCATGAAGTCGCCGGCCTTCGAGCCCAGGAACACCGCGGCGCCCGCGATCTCGTCGGGGATGCCGATGCGCAGCAGCGGCGAACGCGCGGTCGAGGCTTTCAAATTCTCCGGATTGTCCCACAACGCTTTCGCAAAATCGGTCTTGATCAGGCCCGGCGCGATGCAGTTCACGCGGATGTTGTGCGGGCCATATTCGCAGGCCAAATTGCGCGCGAGCTGCATGTCTGCGGCTTTCGAGATCGCGTAGGCGCCGAGGATGGTCGAGCCTTTCAGACCGCCGATCGAGGAGACGATGATGATCGAGCCGTCCTTGCGCTCGATCATCTGCGGCACCACCATCGAGATCAGCCAGTTGTTGGCGACGATGTTGTTGTCCAGGATCTTCCTGAACTGATCGTCGGAGATGCCGGCGAGCGGGCCGTAATACGGGTTCGACGCGGCGTTGCAGACCAGCACGTCGATCTTGCCAAAGGCGCGGTTGCTCTCGTCGATGAGGTTTTGCAGGTTTTCCTTCGACGAGATGTTGGCGGCGATCGCCACCGCGGTACCTTTGCCGAACTTGTCGTTGATGCTCTTGGCGACCTGGTCGCAAACGTCGGCCTTGCGCGAGGAGATCACCACCTTGGCGCCGTGCTCGGCCATGCGCTCGGCGATCGAAAGCCCGATGCCGCGCGTCGAGCCGGTGATGACGGCGACTTTCCCCTTCATGTCGAACAAGGTCATGTTTCTCTCCCAGAGTACGTTTTGATTGCTTGAAGCTTACGCCGCATCCGCGCGACCGGGCAATTGCTCAGGCGAGCTTCTTGACTTCCGGTCCCGCGGGTTGATGCATCGCCGCATGCGCGTCGTCCGCGATCCACGGCTGCTGGTTCACCATCGGCAGCCGCCAGACATCGCGCTCGGGGCTTGCGAAATAGTCGAGCCGCGTCACCGAGCAATTGTCGATATCGAACGCGAGCCCCCGCTCCGGCTGATTGTCGAGCGCCAAGCCCAGCGCCGCCTTGATGGTGCCGCCATGTGCAACCGCGATCACGTCCTGCCCGGCGGCCTCATTGTTGATCCGCTCGATGGTGCGGCGGGCACGGTTGTAGAGATCCATGAAGCTTTCGCCGCCGGGCGCAGGCTCGTTGATATCGGCAAACCAGCTCGAGCCGACGGGACGGCTGGCGATGAACTCGGCGCGGTTCATGCCCTGCCAGCGGCCGAGATTTTGTTCGGCGAGGTCGGCTTCCCATTTCATCGATGCAGGCCTCGGGAAGCCGGCCGCCCAGATCGCTTCGGCGGTCTGATGCGTGCGCATCAGATTGCTCGAATACCAGACCGCCTTGCGTGGCAGCACCTTGGCAACAGCATTGAAGACGTAGGTATCGCTGGTGTCGCAGGCGAGATCAGACTGACCGTAGATGTTGCCGCCGTCATTGCGCACGGGCGCGTGACGGACCCACCACCAGCGTGTCGTGACCACTTTGGGCTTGTCTGCACCTGCCATCGAAACCCTTCCATCCCGTTTGATGTCGCTGTACGTCAGTAGTGAACGTGTCTCAAGACACTTTACCGTTTGAAATCTTGTTTGAAATTCCGTCGCGCGGCAAGCGTCGCGTGCGAACCAAGGGAGAAACCGCATGGGCCGTCTGCAAGGCAAATCCGTCATCATCACCGGTGCCGGCAGCGGCATCGGCCGCGCGGCCGCGCTGCTGTTCACCAGAGAAGGCGCCAAGCTGATCGCGGTCGATCGCACCGAGGCGGTGAAGGAGACGGTCGACGAGGTAAAGAAGGCCGGCGGTATCGCCGAAGCCATGATGGCGGACGCGGGCTCCGAACAGGACGTCATGGCCGTGATCGACAAGGCGGTGAAGACGCACGGCCGCCTCGACGTGATCTGGGCCAATGCCGGCGTCTCCGGCGGACTCGTTCCGCTCGGCGAGCAGACCGTCGAGCAGTGGCAGGAGGTTTTGCGCATCAATCTGATCGGGCCGTTTCTCGCGGTGAAGCATGCGATGCCGCACATGGTGAAGCAGCAGTCCGGCGCGATCGTGCTGACCGCGTCCGTCGCTGGCCTCAAGGCCGGCGCCAGCGGACATCCCTATGCCGCAAGCAAGGCCGGCGTCATCTCCCTGGTGCAGACCACGGCGTATTCGCTCACCGGCACCGGTGTGCGCATCAACGCGGTGTGCCCCGGCCTGATCGAGACCGGCATGACCAAACCGATCTTCGACCGCGCCAAGGAGCGCGGCACCGCCGACAAGATCGGCCAGCTCAATCCACTCAAGCGTCCCGGCCAGCCGCACGAGCTCGCCGCGATGGGACTGTTTCTGGCCAGCGACGAGGCGTCGTATGTCAACGGCCAGGCGTTCCCGGTGGACGGTGGGCTGACGGCGTCGATGCCGTATACGGGGAAACCGGTTTAGCGCAACTGCTTCAGCACCGTCATTGCGAGCGCAGCGAAGCAATCCAGAATCTTTCCGCGGCGGCAGACTGGATTGCTTCG
This genomic window contains:
- a CDS encoding serine hydrolase domain-containing protein produces the protein MTAQAFATAQASATAPRPSTAPKTPPLPESRPETLGLSRPRLQAMSDAFKREIDKGTVPGVTVLVARHGQVGWFEALGRQSPTGAAPMAHDSIFRIFSMTKPIVSVGIMTLVEDGHLLLADPVAKFIPEFANQKVGVVSGGKLELVPPMRPMTVQDLLRHTSGLTYEHQGDGPVHKIYQDSRVRSRKITNAEHAALVASFPLVCHPGDEFNYSRSTDILGRIIEVVSGKSLGAYLAERILTPLQMAETGFATAEANAGRLAEPFAADPWTGDKVALFNMLEQPIMESGGGGLVSTTMDYARFALMLRNGGTLDGNRIIGRKTLELMASDHLGPHVVTNGTLLSPGHGFGLGFAVRRDAGIAPFPGSVGQFFWSGIAGTFFWIDPKEDLFVVFMSQGPGQRDFTRTLVRDLVYAAVD
- a CDS encoding SDR family oxidoreductase yields the protein MTLFDMKGKVAVITGSTRGIGLSIAERMAEHGAKVVISSRKADVCDQVAKSINDKFGKGTAVAIAANISSKENLQNLIDESNRAFGKIDVLVCNAASNPYYGPLAGISDDQFRKILDNNIVANNWLISMVVPQMIERKDGSIIIVSSIGGLKGSTILGAYAISKAADMQLARNLACEYGPHNIRVNCIAPGLIKTDFAKALWDNPENLKASTARSPLLRIGIPDEIAGAAVFLGSKAGDFMTGQTMVIDGGATIS
- a CDS encoding SDR family oxidoreductase, which produces MGRLQGKSVIITGAGSGIGRAAALLFTREGAKLIAVDRTEAVKETVDEVKKAGGIAEAMMADAGSEQDVMAVIDKAVKTHGRLDVIWANAGVSGGLVPLGEQTVEQWQEVLRINLIGPFLAVKHAMPHMVKQQSGAIVLTASVAGLKAGASGHPYAASKAGVISLVQTTAYSLTGTGVRINAVCPGLIETGMTKPIFDRAKERGTADKIGQLNPLKRPGQPHELAAMGLFLASDEASYVNGQAFPVDGGLTASMPYTGKPV
- a CDS encoding ABC transporter permease yields the protein MAAIGLVFLPGMTGEILAGIEAVDAVKRTTDRAPDRQRDGAGNPCCGLGRGSPTLRALRQRSRVEQISC
- a CDS encoding histidine phosphatase family protein; its protein translation is MAGADKPKVVTTRWWWVRHAPVRNDGGNIYGQSDLACDTSDTYVFNAVAKVLPRKAVWYSSNLMRTHQTAEAIWAAGFPRPASMKWEADLAEQNLGRWQGMNRAEFIASRPVGSSWFADINEPAPGGESFMDLYNRARRTIERINNEAAGQDVIAVAHGGTIKAALGLALDNQPERGLAFDIDNCSVTRLDYFASPERDVWRLPMVNQQPWIADDAHAAMHQPAGPEVKKLA
- a CDS encoding helix-turn-helix domain-containing protein, translated to MENGSNDDKRLVYEVPEAGALLGLGRNASYEAAKRGDIPTIRIGKLIRVPKAAFDQMLARVGAK
- a CDS encoding site-specific integrase, with translation MKDQPRSRRPFGEGGIDQRGANVFRLRWRANGKRFTKVFHGTKAAAQKEIRALVTAVDTGEHVDPSKITVAQWIDQWIAAGAPGRKKTKVGQRTLERYEELLRVHVKPKLGQKVLQKLKATDIDELYGELETKLAPMTVNHVHRCFNSSLSTAERKGMITSNPMNRIEQLPSAGESDHGLALDETDLKTLVTGFRPSAALYTPVAVTASTGVRRNELLAFRWTDFNCEAKTLRVERALEVTKKFGVRCKPPKTWRGKRTIALDDGVLALLVAEREKHQRIVAGIPDGADVDLSLVRLPEDALIFPAMPPAGQDFDFARPRDPSGFSKHFRRAADALGFVGFEFHHLRGTHATLLLDKGVPVHTVAERIGDDPAVLLRNYAKRKRKQTADTSVATVINTLSAGIFGS